One Penicillium oxalicum strain HP7-1 chromosome III, whole genome shotgun sequence genomic region harbors:
- a CDS encoding Nonribosomal peptide synthase roqA, producing the protein MGASRVPALRETWMVSENPEIALKDAAEDHTEPGEETEATTAIVIGWNGELSSLPHNFSTIVLLNSGSSPARIHMSFSPASLTANRAWAHLGALNRILEQIVLTPDLPLSRVDFLGSDGEKIIRKWNNPLSLLRPAVCIHTLIWEHCQSQPEAEALCAWDGSISYAELDQLSLGLSRLLNTRGVCAEATVPLLFEKSRWTVIAILAVLRAGGAFVLLDPSHPVYRLEEICSEVKATVVLTSHSFHTLGRQIHRQSIAVPATGITAKESALRDAPVVKSSNAAYIAFTSGSTGKPKGIVIEHRSFCANALSQNAAQDLCPGVRAFQFAAHAFDSSILEMLMTLIAGGCVCIPSDEQRLNGLSNAINSLQANWLELTPSVARLLDPDKIPGVKSLLLVGEPMSPSDVSKWANRVHLLNAYGPAECSVVTTIQNCVKPESPQNIGRSYSSHCWVVNPENHDQLEPLGAVGELIVSGPIVARGYLNTTHQTSFMSPPRWATRFSIHEDERFYRTGDLVRYDADNDTLHYIGRKDREVKIHGQRIDLQEIEHLANQYQRQVAAVVDVINLGENSTNKILIMFMSRSTTGISLSSKDLECEEIPEDAAMRALSKDMKVWLQGRLPSYMIPTKYLWVNQFPLTRTDKLDRRALLNIGTASFTQKSSDDLDEKQSNTQCHGDGAQVSDFSSKENLLRTVFAEVLGRSAKLISSHDKFYELGGNSLAAIEVVGRAGSRGLKVAVAEIIRSQTPHQIARAAEETTEIQGILPFSLLESSYAEEALSVAADQCQVSVNDIEDIYPCTPLQEGFMSMASKRPGAFIGTYRFSIPPPTSVARLRGAWERLWMEHPILRTRIVKMKNETLMQVVITENLVCRDSIHAPAGQEEMGIGSRLARITFDTSKAPVVFILTIHHAIFDGWTYLQLLEDLHTLYEDQSLSSRPPFTQYIKYLSLSESNETISFWEKELDGYQCSKFPSSSLRRPSASPQWLATSHLVSLTDGEVDWKLANQIKLAWALVISSETSSNDIVYGLTTNGRSAPVPGIDRMAGPTMTTFPFRTQLKPDLTVQQMLIGLQEHDISLMPYEHTGLKGIAESGPDSAWACSFGNLLTIRLQSFQASSSAFLEFPENEAEDLNFASYPLSIVVQMKDSALELKAFYDSEILIASVVQKLLGTLDEFLQQIIRRPESTIGNLKTIVSQQWQHVAQVNAEYRLPSPKCIHDVIQGLSVTQPEREAVCAWDGSFTYEELVTLGRVLAGELQTLGSGPNSIVGICLERSRLFPVAILGVLMSGAAIVLLEPGFPQQRLNGILDDVDACVVVCSPETQKKFVGLQSEVSRTIFQLAMDPKNWKRSDPWTPPSVGPHDPIYVAYTSGSTGTPKGVVIEHGMVFSTVHAHKDIIGAEDSSRCLLFASPAFDICLAEIFFMLTTGGCVCIPSETQRTNNLADTMSAMQVNMAMLTPSVARTLSPDELPFLRTLILGGEAPSASDLATWAPRVRLHQSYGPAECTMYSATTPPLVCNSVLNNVGSSPNASYWIVNPDDHHELMPMGSAGELLIGGPLVGRGYIKRPLESAAVFIENPVWARQIPNILETKLYKTGDLAILNPDKSLILLGRKDTQVKLHGQRIELHEIERCAEGLRNDIAVIVELVKIESVQSSSLVAFIYDPATVERSLGLAPSQPDYQALFISPSKSSRKLFVSLRQHLQKRLAPFMVPAIMLELRRLPLSPTGKIDRKALRHAASILEAEILQMYRGGISVSKKTPMTAQEQLVRASFAIALGLDEDTLGLDDNFFTLGGDSLTAMRVLTQCKRAGISISMHEFLSHSTVSALCAYTTAGQQVTPDSESPKNAILPDHKKSDESIPSEDIEYDRELIKDQLGSISPNDIEAIYPCSDAHNGILELYTSKYTSTAIFQVITNASVSAVKVKDAWNQLVERHETLRTILVDNPKIDAKKLHVVLRFSPEKQPIPTPSSTAVADLRSIKPVQSWDLCPSHRIWIRQDKCGQVYMRLDTGGALVDALSISILIRELCLILDGQTLQPVAVPYSKYLKHLRQQKPSLTKSLQYWTRVLHGAPSSYLPRLRVEETSESLTCPQPRARSCLLSADQFHKLNAFWKTHHFTMTNVCQLAWALTLDHYTCASDVCFGTITTGRDHPRIDVWESVGSFFNVLPCRLLLNAQETCLEALFRNQTEIQLRNEHQNCSMPDMVRRSRKQQEQSVDQQTLFNTVLTIQNTVSTNPCALKAQGHTTPPAASETQIKLLELKDPTEYDFCVAVHAAPSEIEVELRYWTSTASDQYASEILARMIRNLDMIVQDATKPLAIFSIGQV; encoded by the exons ATGGGCGCTTCTCGTGTCCCGGCTCTCCGGG AGACTTGGATGGTATCGGAAAATCCCGAGATTGCCCTGAAAGACGCCGCCGAGGATCACACCGAGCCTGGGGAAGAAACAGAGGCTACCACTGCAATTGTCATCGGATGGAACGGAGAATTGAGCTCA TTGCCGCATAATTTTTCAACAATTGTTCTGCTCAATTCTGGGTCATCGCCGGCTCGCATTCACATGTCCTTCTCGCCCGCATCCCTCACTGCAAACAGAGCCTGGGCACATCTAGGCGCCTTGAATCGCATTTTGGAACAGATTGTCCTGACACCGGATCTGCCTCTTTCCAGAGTGGACTTTCTTGGCTCCGATGGAGAGAAAATCATCAGGAAGTGGAACAATCCTTTGTCGCTCTTGCGGCCAGCTGTTTGTATTCACACGCTCATCTGGGAGCATTGTCAAAGCCAGCCTGAGGCTGAAGCCCTATGTGCCTGGGATGGGTCAATTTCCTATGCCGAGCTGGATCAGTTGTCTCTCGGTCTCAGTCGTCTGTTGAACACCCGCGGAGTTTGTGCAGAAGCGACGGTGCCACTTCTATTTGAAAAGTCCCGATGGACAGTGATCGCTATTCTAGCTGTCCTGCGGGCAGGTGGCGCTTTTGTGCTCCTTGATCCTTCCCATCCAGTGTACCGCTTGGAAGAAATTTGCAGCGAAGTGAAAGCAACTGTTGTCCTCACTTCTCATTCATTCCATACACTGGGCAGGCAAATACACCGGCAATCAATAGCAGTCCCAGCAACAGGGATCACCGCGAAGGAATCTGCTCTCAGGGATGCCCCAGTCGTGAAGTCATCGAATGCTGCATATATTGCTTTCACATCTGGATCGACGGGAAAACCGAAGGGGATCGTGATCGAACATCGTTCTTTCTGTGCCAATGCCCTATCCCAGAATGCAGCGCAGGATCTGTGTCCGGGAGTTCGAGCATTTCAGTTCGCGGCTCACGCGTTCGACAGCAGTATTCTCGAGATGCTCATGACATTGATCGCAGGGGGTTGTGTCTGTATACCGTCAGATGAGCAACGCCTGAACGGGCTGTCGAATGCAATCAACTCTCTCCAGGCCAACTGGCTAGAGTTAACTCCATCTGTTGCACGTCTTCTCGATCCTGATAAGATACCGGGAGTCAAGTCGCTGCTCCTTGTCGGTGAGCCCATGTCACCTAGCGATGTAAGCAAGTGGGCCAACAGGGTCCATCTGTTGAATGCTTACGGACCCGCCGAATGCAGTGTGGTAACCACCATCCAAAACTGCGTGAAACCTGAGAGCCCGCAGAACATTGGCCGTTCCTACAGCAGTCACTGTTGGGTCGTGAATCCCGAGAATCATGATCAGCTGGAGCCTTTGGGTGCGGTGGGTGAACTGATAGTCAGCGGACCGATCGTGGCACGCGGTTATCTGAATACCACACATCAGACTTCATTTATGAGTCCGCCCCGTTGGGCGACCCGGTTCAGCATCCATGAAGATGAACGGTTCTATCGGACTGGGGATTTGGTGCGGTATGATGCGGATAATGACACACTGCACTATATCGGGCGGAAAGACCGTGAGGTCAAAATCCATGGGCAACGAATCGACCTGCAGGAAATCGAGCATCTTGCAAACCAGTACCAGCGTCAAGTAGCGGCTGTTGTGGATGTCATCAACCTCGGAGAGAACAGCACAAACAAGATTTTAATTATGTTTATGTCACGCTCTACTACAGGCATAAGCCTGAGTTCCAAGGACCTTGAATGTGAAGAAATTCCTGAGGATGCCGCCATGCGTGCGCTGTCAAAAGACATGAAAGTCTGGCTTCAAGGTCGTCTGCCGTCGTATATGATCCCAACAAAATACCTCTGGGTCAATCAATTCCCCTTGACCCGAACGGACAAGCTCGATCGGCGAGCTTTGCTGAATATTGGAACAGCATCCTTTACTCAAAAATCATCAGACGACCTAGACGAAAAGCAGTCGAACACGCAATGCCACGGGGATGGTGCCCAGGTATCTGATTTTTCATCGAAGGAAAATCTTCTTCGAACTGTATTCGCTGAGGTATTAGGACGTTCAGCAAAGCTCATTAGCTCACATGACAAATTCTACGAGCTGGGAGGAAATTCGTTGGCTGCAATTGAGGTTGTCGGTCGGGCAGGCAGTCGAGGTCTAAAGGTGGCCGTAGCGGAGATCATCCGCTCCCAAACCCCCCATCAGATTGCCAGAGCAGCGGAAGAAACCACGGAGATTCAAGGAATacttcctttctctctgcTCGAGAGCAGCTACGCGGAAGAAGCTCTCTCCGTCGCGGCTGATCAATGTCAGGTCTCCGTCAATGACATTGAGGATATTTACCCATGCACGCCTCTACAAGAAGGCTTTATGTCAATGGCCAGTAAGCGCCCGGGAGCCTTTATTGGAACATATCGATTCTcaattcctcctccaacgaGTGTTGCTCGGTTGCGTGGGGCATGGGAAAGGCTTTGGATGGAGCATCCAATCCTCCGGACTCGGATcgtcaagatgaagaatgaaaCCCTCATGCAGGTCGTTATAACGGAGAATCTGGTCTGCAGAGATAGCATTCACGCTCCTGCTGGCCAGGAAGAAATGGGAATTGGAAGCCGTCTAGCACGCATTACTTTCGATACGTCCAAGGCGCCAGTGGTATTCATTCTCACTATTCATCACGCGATTTTTGACGGATGGACATATCTGCAGCTGCTCGAGGATTTGCATACTTTGTACGAAGACCAATCGCTATCATCTCGACCACCTTTCACGCAGTACATCAAATATCTTTCACTCTCCGAGTCCAATGAGACTATCTCGTTCTGGGAAAAAGAACTTGATGGTTACCAGTGTTCCAAATTCCCATCGTCATCGCTTCGGCGGCCGTCGGCCTCCCCTCAGTGGCTTGCTACAAGCCACCTGGTGTCACTTACTGACGGTGAGGTCGACTGGAAGCTCGCAAATCAGATCAAGTTGGCATGGGCTCTAGTCATATCTTCTGAGACGAGCTCCAATGACATCGTATATGGACTTACCACCAATGGGCGAAGTGCACCGGTTCCGGGAATTGATCGCATGGCAGGCCCGACAATGACCACCTTCCCTTTTCGCACGCAGCTGAAACCTGATCTCACAGTCCAACAGATGCTAATTGGACTCCAAGAACACGATATCTCTCTGATGCCATATGAGCATACAGGCTTAAAAGGCATTGCAGAGTCTGGTCCAGATTCTGCTTGGGCCTGTAGCTTTGGGAACCTCCTCACAATTCGTCTCCAGTCATTTCAGGCTTCATCGTCGGCTTTTCTTGAATTCCCTGAAAATGAAGCGGAAGATCTCAACTTCGCATCTTACCCTCTTTCGATCGTTGTGCAAATGAAAGATAGCGCACTGGAGCTCAAGGCATTTTATGATAGTGAGATTTTGATTGCAAGCGTTGTCCAAAAACTTCTTGGCACCCTGGATGAGTTTCTGCAGCAAATAATTCGTCGACCTGAGTCCACGATTGGAAATTTAAAGACCATTGTCTCCCAACAATGGCAGCATGTGGCGCAGGTCAATGCTGAATATCGTCTTCCATCGCCCAAGTGCATCCACGACGTGATCCAGGGATTGAGCGTCACCCAGCCGGAACGGGAAGCTGTATGCGCATGGGATGGGTCGTTCACTTACGAGGAACTTGTCACTCTGGGACGTGTTCTCGCTGGCGAGCTTCAAACCTTGGGTAGCGGGCCGAATTCGATCGTTGGAATCTGCCTTGAGCGCTCGAGATTGTTCCCCGTCGCCATTCTCGGTGTTTTGATGTCAGGGGCAGCAATCGTCCTATTAGAGCCGGGTTTTCCTCAGCAGCGTCTGAATGGGATTCTGGATGATGTGGACGCTTGTGTTGTTGTCTGCTCCCCTGAGACccagaagaaatttgtgGGCTTGCAGTCAGAGGTTTCTAGAACAATCTTTCAGTTGGCAATGGATCCAAAGAATTGGAAGAGAAGCGACCCCTGGACACCACCTTCTGTTGGCCCTCATGACCCTATATATGTTGCATACACGTCTGGGTCGACCGGTACTCCGAAAGGAGTCGTGATAGAACACGGAATGGTCTTCTCAACAGTCCATGCCCACAAAGACATAATTGGCGCCGAAGATTCATCTCGATGCTTGCTCTTCGCCTCGCCTGCCTTTGATATCTGCCTGGCTGAAATTTTCTTCATGCTCACTACTGGTGGTTGCGTCTGCATACCCTCGGAAACCCAGCGTACAAATAATCTGGCCGACACCATGTCAGCCATGCAGGTCAACATGGCAATGCTGACCCCTTCAGTGGCGCGGACTCTATCACCAGACGAATTGCCATTTTTACGGACTCTTATTCTTGGTGGTGAGGCGCCCTCGGCATCCGATCTGGCAACCTGGGCCCCGCGGGTCCGATTGCATCAGTCTTATGGGCCAGCGGAATGTACCATGTATTCGGCGACAACTCCTCCACTGGTCTGCAATTCTGTGCTGAACAATGTCGGGTCATCTCCAAATGCAAGCTACTGGATTGTCAATCCTGATGACCATCACGAGCTCATGCCTATGGGATCAGCGGGAGAGTTGTTAATTGGGGGTCCGCTTGTTGGACGAGGCTATATCAAACGACCCCTAGAATCAGCAGCGGTGTTTATCGAAAATCCTGTCTGGGCTCGACAGATTCCCAACATTTTGGAAACAAAGCTATATAAAACTGGTGATCTGGCTATTCTGAACCCCGACAAATCCCTCATCTTGCTCGGCAGAAAAGACACACAAGTGAAACTTCATGGCCAACGCATCGAGCTACACGAAATTGAGCGTTGTGCCGAAGGACTCAGGAATGATATTGCAGTGATCGTTGAGCTGGTGAAAATTGAGAGTGTTCAGAGCTCTAGCCTCGTCGCTTTCATCTATGACCCAGCCACGGTCGAGAGATCGCTGGGTCTGGCACCGTCTCAGCCTGATTATCAAGCACTTTTTATTTCGCCATCAAAAAGCAGTCGAAAGTTGTTCGTGAGCCTACGGCAACATCTCCAAAAACGCCTTGCACCTTTCATGGTCCCGGCAATCATGCTCGAACTACGTCGTCTACCGCTCAGTCCTACCGGTAAAATCGACCGTAAGGCACTTCGGCATGCAGCTTCGATCCTTGAGGCGGAGATCCTTCAGATGTATCGCGGTGGCATCTCCGTTTCAAAGAAAACACCAATGACTGCTCAGGAGCAACTTGTGCGTGCAAGTTTTGCCATCGCGCTGGGACTGGATGAGGATACTCTCGGCCTCGATGATAATTTTTTTACCCTGGGAGGTGACTCCCTCACTGCCATGCGAGTTCTGACGCAGTGTAAAAGGGCCGGCATAAGCATCTCCATGCATGAATTTCTCTCTCATAGCACGGTCTCCGCCCTGTGTGCTTATACCACTGCTGGTCAGCAGGTGACTCCTGATTCTGAATCCCCGAAGAATGCGATTCTGCCAGACCACAAGAAGAGCGATGAATCCATACCCTCCGAAGACATTGAATATGATCGTGAATTGATCAAAGACCAACTGGGCTCTATCAGTCCCAATGACATTGAAGCCATATACCCCTGCTCGGACGCCCATAACGGAATTTTAGAGCTTTACACGTCCAAGTACACCAGCACGGCAATATTCCAGGTCATCACAAACGCTTCAGTGAGCGCGGTAAAGGTGAAGGATGCTTGGAATCAGCTCGTTGAGCGCCATGAGACATTGAGAACAATTCTTGTCGACAATCCCAAGATCGATGCAAAGAAACTTCACGTTGTCCTGCGTTTTTCCCCCGAGAAGCAGCCAATCCCTACGCCTAGCAGCACAGCAGTAGCTGATCTCCGAAGCATAAAACCTGTACAGTCCTGGGATCTTTGTCCTTCCCACCGAATTTGGATCAGGCAAGATAAATGCGGACAAGTGTATATGCGTTTAGATACTGGAGGCGCCTTAGTTGACGCGCTCTCCATATCGATTCTCATCAGGGAGCTGTGTCTCATCCTTGACGGACAGACTTTACAGCCTGTTGCTGTGCCATATAGCAAATACCTGAAACATTTACGGCAACAGAAGCCATCATTAACGAAGTCCTTGCAATACTGGACACGAGTGCTCCATGGAGCCCCCTCTTCTTATCTCCCACGGTTGCGGGTGGAGGAGACATCAGAATCGTTAACTTGCCCCCAGCCCCGCGCGCGGAGCTGTCTTCTCTCTGCTGATCAATTTCACAAACTCAACGCATTCTGGAAGACACACCATTTTACGATGACCAACGTTTGCCAATTGGCATGGGCTTTGACCCTCGACCACTATACCTGCGCTTCCGACGTCTGCTTTGGCACGATCACGACGGGCCGCGATCATCCTAGAATCGATGTTTGGGAGTCCGTAGGCTCCTTCTTCAACGTGCTGCCTTGCAGGCTTCTCCTCAATGCCCAAGAAACATGTTTAGAAGCTCTGTTCCGGAATCAGACCGAAATTCAATTGCGAAATGAACACCAGAACTGCTCGATGCCTGACATGGTTCGTCGATCTCGAAAGCAGCAGGAGCAAAGTGTCGACCAGCAGACACTGTTCAACACCGTTTTGACCATCCAGAACACCGTTTCCACCAATCCATGTGCATTAAAGGCTCAAGGGCACACAACCCCTCCAGCTGCTAGCGAAACTCAAATCAAGCTTCTTGAACTGAAAGATCCCACAGAG TACGACTTTTGTGTGGCCGTGCACGCAGCACCTTCAGAGATCGAGGTCGAGCTCCGCTACTGGACATCCACGGCGTCAGACCAGTATGCCTCTGAAATCTTGGCCCGCATGATACGGAATCTCGATATGATTGTACAGGATGCAACAAAGCCACTGGCGATTTTCTCGATCGGTCAGGTTTGA